One window of Magallana gigas chromosome 2, xbMagGiga1.1, whole genome shotgun sequence genomic DNA carries:
- the LOC105339130 gene encoding uncharacterized protein, which produces MASGQGPSRRDTRPHSLSKDEAYARQLQEEENAAAREEDEQIARRMHRNINIMPMPMMRLRGNGDHPPPSHLRSMTPITQLFADLVVHAGRNNRRDPAAVSDSEEEDSDTGSDSTVEENSPNASPVAQARGQSGRGGRGAVPINPRRSVHGMRPTETGVVSTPSPSTNPTRRGTTRGRGRGRITARRGRGTGRGTARRQSTNDSSDMEPGTMEASAPPLSLALNRPELPRGETEPEIMLLNNRQANSTSDDRFIHIMRDPMLLILFLMGRRPEMLVPDDVDPNDYESLWELAERIGEVKNRGMEEKEIKALPVKTYNSKTKVYTEDHEGPGCRVCLSSFKSGDKLCTLPCKHDYHAACVKEWLKRNASCPICRHDMKPS; this is translated from the exons ATGGCTAGTGGACAAGGGCCAAGTAGACGAGACACTAGACCGCACAGTTTGTCCAAGGACGAGGCTTATGCAAGACAGCTGCAGGAAGAGGAGAATGCTGCTGCAAGAGAG GAGGACGAACAAATAGCAAGAAGAATGCACAGAAATATCAACATTATGCCAATGCCCATGATGAGGCTAAGAGGAAATGGAGATCATCCTCCACCATCACACCTCAGATCCATGACTCCGATTACTCAACTATTCGCAGATCTAGTGGTCCATGCTGGCAGAAATAATCGAAGAGATCCAGCAGCTGTCTCA GACAGTGAAGAAGAGGATTCGGACACAGGATCAGACAGCACTGTAGAAGAAAATTCTCCCAATGCAAGTCCTGTAGCTCAGGCCAGGGGCCAGAGTGGGAGAGGGGGAAGGGGAGCAGTACCAATAAATCCCAGGAGATCTGTACATGGTATGAGGCCAACAGAGACAGGGGTTGTTTCCACACCCTCTCCCTCAACGAACCCAACCCGCAGAG GAACTACCAGGGGAAGAGGTCGAGGAAGAATTACAGCAAGGAGAGGCAGGGGTACTGGAAGGGGAACCGCCCGAAGACAGTCAACAAATGACTCCTCAGATATGGAACCTGGAACAATGGAAGCCAGTG CCCCACCTTTGTCCTTGGCTTTGAATCGTCCAGAACTTCCCAGGGGGGAGACGGAACCTGAGATTATGCTGTTAAACAATAGACAAGCTAACTCCACTTCGGATGACCGATTCATTCACATCATG AGAGATCCCATGTTACTGATATTGTTCCTAATGGGACGTAGACCTGAAATGCTTGTTCCTGATGATGTAGACCCAAATGATTATGAG TCTTTATGGGAATTGGCCGAAAGAATCGGGGAAGTGAAAAACCGAGGCATGGAGGAAAAGGAAATAAAGGCTCTGCCAGTGAAGACGTACAACTCCAAAACCAAAGTCTACACGGAGGATCACGAGGGACCAGGGTGTAGGGTGTGTCTATCTTCATTCAAAAGCGGGGACAAGCTTTGTACTCTGCCCTGTAAACATGACTACCATGCCGCCTGTGTCAAAGAGTGGCTGAAG AGAAATGCAAGCTGTCCTATTTGCAGGCATGACATGAAACCTAGTTAA